The window CTAATTCAAACCATTATATCATTACATCAAAAAGAAACACAGATAAAGAAAGACAAGTGGGATATTTCGAACTCAGAATTACATGGaccattttcatttaaaaataaaaacaaagtgGTGTCGTGTTTCACCACTATCGGAGCAGattgtagagtcaaaaatactTCAAGCTTATGAGCTGAGCACTGCCGAtgtcgtcaaaatttgaatcatttcccTAGCCCAAAATTTTCCAGAGTTATaaaccgatcgagcactattgactcaccctgtatattcaaataTGCAGTTGATTGGTATGCAATGGCGCTAAACTAAGCTCACACTAAACACTGCCAAAACAAGTGTGATGTGCTTCAGAACAAAACAGTCTACACAAATTATAcctgaagaattaaaaattgcTGAAACAACTTTCAAACTCCAGGAAACTGCGAAATTTCTTGGAATAACCTTGGATGAACACCTTACTTGGGGAGAACACATAgaaaaaaccaacagcagcCTTAACTCAGTATGCTACACAATCAGGATATTATCCAAATACTTAAgcatggaaatattgaaaactgtTTATTTTGCAAACTTCGAATCCAAAATGAGGTATGGTATAATCTTTTATGGAGcaaatagaaacatgaaaagCATCTTTATAACTCAGAAAAAAGTACTGAGAATCATCCTTGGACTCAGATATCGGGAGTCCTGTAGAGGTctattcaaagaaaataaaattcttacATCATATGCTGTGTACATTCAAGAATGCTCAAATTTTGTCTTTCGGAATAAACAACtgtttgaaaatgaattgagcCAAAGTAAATATAAATCAAGAGATCCCCAGTACATATATCCCAAACATCACCTCACAATAACAGAGAAAAATTGCCACTACTCttgtctaaaaattttcaataaattaccaAATTATATCAGGAGAGAATCtgaagtaaaaaattttaagaaatctTTATATAAATTATTGATGGAATTAGAACCCTATGATATGGAAGAATTTAATAATatgtgattattttttttgtttgacaCTATTTTCTTTCTACTATTTGTAGTATTTAGAAATAAAGATctgttctattctattctattctatacgCGCATgaaagaacgagcgctcaaaagctcccggCGCCAAGTCATTCTCGAACCGTTGAGTAAGACTAGATTTGTTGACATAATATCCAGAGATTCGACCTTCGAAGGACGTATCATAACACCCGTGGTCGCCCGTGCTTAACACTATGTAAGTTgaggaattttccatacctgTCATAATCTAATGTCGCTCCTTTCCCCATGTCAACAATGTTCAAGCGATAGTTACTCATGTCATCCTCGTTATCACATTGCTCACTTTTGACACAACCGTAAATGTCCAAGGAAGGTTTCCTCTGCCTCTTCATAATCTTCTCCTGCTCCATCCGCATGGATTCCAGTTCTTGGATCAAGAACTCTGCGTTCTTCTTATCATCGAACTTGACACTTTTCTTCTCCATCGTGGAGGAATTGCTTTTATCGGAGGATAGGTCGATTTTTTCCGCGGAACCCCTGATCTTAGTCAGCGAGTTCGCATTAGACTCTATTTTAGCGCTATCACCGCTCTCAATAATCAGCACAGTTGATCCATTCGCTTCAAAGCCGCAAGTTGACTCATACTTGTTGTCACAACCGTTTATCGTAATTGTTGTACTATCAGTAGATACCTTTGTCGTCGAGGTTGTTTGACACGAGTTGTTCGTCGTTTCTTCCCCGTTAGAAGCCTCCAAAACACTGGCGAACATCTCGTCTATCAGCTTGTTTACGTGGTTCTTGTCTTTTAGCATACCTTCCCATTTCTCGTCGAAACTATTGCGTCTTTTCGCATCGTCCACGGTGTTCCCCAAGGTCCCGGTCGGGGACGCCGATAGTTTTTCGACACTCCGGGATTTAGGCGTATTTTGGCTCGGAATCATACACGTGACAATTTGAGAGTTCACAGTGACGTTCGTCGTGGTTTGAATATCCGGTGAGATCTTTATTGTGTTTTCCTTCGGTGCATCGCAGGAGTTCAAGATATTCTTCGATGTTACGATAACGTCGTTTTCACTCGAAAccttgttgttgttgttgttgttggacGGCTGCTCACTGCTGTTATTCACGTAAGAATTATTAACTGTCACTTTCTTATTGTACGAGTCCTTACGCACAAGCACGTTATTATTGGAGCTTTTCATGTTGGAAGATTGGAAAATCAGGGTTCTCGAGTTCGATTTCAGTTCGTCGGAAATGGACCTATCGTAGGTCGCCGGTCTCTTCAGCATAAAATTCACAGTCGACTGGGACCTAGACAGGTCCGTTGGAGGCGGCGGTGGTGCAGATCTGACCGGAATCGTGTTGGTATCTTCCGGCATTCTCCTTCTTTTGGCCAGCGCTTCCGCAACGATGGTTTTCGAAGGTCTGGGAGGTACGGGAGGCGGAGGTTTGGTCATTTTGGCCACCGAACTGGAACGCATAGTGATCATCTTATTTGCACTCTGCAAATTAGAAAGGGGTTATCTTGTAGCACTTCAATTCATCGCGGGGACTTCTTAAAAACTATCACGGTTCGGAACATCGGACGGGAACTTAGTAGTATTGCCCCGCAACAACACACGTGCTTATCATAACAAACTATGGTCCTTCGAGTCGGATCACTGTCAATATCCACAGATAAAATCGGTGTTTTTTCCCTTTCAAAGGAGGCACTGATATTAAAACCTACGTTTAAGGTGTTGTAGAGAGCGTAAAGGTGAAATCCCACTAGCTGTCATTCGAAAACCGATTCAGCCTTTCGTTTTTCACGAGTTATCGCTCGAACGCGGTTAAACTCACGGAACGTTCGGTCTACGACTGGACGTTTGAAACGACAGCGTTGCGGACCGTACAGGAAATAATAACAGAGTGAGCTTGCACAGTAGATAGCGATTCCACAGGTGAGAGAGAGGGGATCCGCATGATGACGTAACGAAAGTGTCGTTGGAAATGGAATCGGATTTTCTTTGCGAGGGGGTGGTTAGTGGGTTTTAGGCTTTAGGTGAATATTTGATTCACGTCTTGTTTGCGTTCGTATGAAGTTAATTGAATGCAACTCACCCCTCGTTGAGACCAATAAGTAAAAAGGGAGGGTAATAAAAAATATCGGAGAGATGGACTGACGTGAAATAAGTACTTTTACGCGCTCGTTTTTCTGTTATTTCACATTAAAATTTCTGGATTATTTGGGAAAGCTACAGATAAAAAACATATCGGTCAAGCATCCATATACTGACCCCGACCAACGCTGCTTGGCTTTCAAGAACATGAATGaaaatataacaataataaaccATTTGATTCGTTTAAGCAAAAAATTCCCTCTGAAATTTTCTTGgttcatattttgaaatgtttagaataaaaaaaacttttctcatAAACTATTTGCATGATATTTGAACAAAAATTACTTGGTATACCGCATTGATCCTCGTAGCTCAAAATTTTTGAGGCAAAAAATCAAACGAACATTaggtattcaaaaaaaattattcaacaacacataataataaaataataaagtacATTTATTTCGTACtgttataccgggtgattttttcaagttgaaacaTCCTACGGATAAAATATTCCGAATAAAAGATTGATGGTTTTCAAGGGAGGAGTCCACTTATGCCAAAACATCTTTCATTTAATTCCCTCGTGTGGAGGGCAAAGGAATCAACTTTAGAACGCTTTTTTTTAatgcagattcgtattctacagcaaaaaaatacaaattgtacgaaaaatttttcatagatCGTCACAgatgataaataaaaattacgaCATTACTAAAAATGTTACGATACACGATTCAAAACGATtatattcactacaaaaatggtgaaacttttgaaattacagttcgcaaaactataTCATTTTTGGGACGTTGTGAAGAACCTTCTCGACTGAGTGTGTACTGAGAATACTACTGCTGTATCCCGAAgtgtaaacaaaaaacacaggtttgtcgattcctcgtcgatcttagaAATTACTATGTTAGCCTATGATTAAtgaaacgaaacaatcgcaattttgcaagaaaaattccTACCCGTGTGATTTCTCgaaaaggtgatcacaattggccaccgtcAAGGGCCAGTGTTAGGAGTGAAACAGTAAAACGACCGCTTCAGGCgcttctatttgaggggcggcaattcgggcCAGTTTGCTGACCGCCTTTTCATATTCCATCCTCAATTAtcgtttgtcaacattccctaCAATGAAAACCTCCAAACCGCCTTTGCTAAGCCGccagtataataaataacacatggcagcccAACCAACATAAACAGAAATCCCTGTTACCCCCATTGAAAgtgggataaaatcattatgtatttcacaaagacgaaaaacattactaccttcgctttcgaattatttgaatgtttacacattcaacctatggaaaattcctacgattttgcatttgAAACTAGTTACTGCTAATTACCAAACATTTGCAGCGGAACATATATTtgtaatcccaa is drawn from Harmonia axyridis chromosome 7, icHarAxyr1.1, whole genome shotgun sequence and contains these coding sequences:
- the LOC123684854 gene encoding myosin-G heavy chain-like isoform X2; protein product: MITMRSSSVAKMTKPPPPVPPRPSKTIVAEALAKRRRMPEDTNTIPVRSAPPPPPTDLSRSQSTVNFMLKRPATYDRSISDELKSNSRTLIFQSSNMKSSNNNVLVRKDSYNKKVTVNNSYVNNSSEQPSNNNNNNKVSSENDVIVTSKNILNSCDAPKENTIKISPDIQTTTNVTVNSQIVTCMIPSQNTPKSRSVEKLSASPTGTLGNTVDDAKRRNSFDEKWEGMLKDKNHVNKLIDEMFASVLEASNGEETTNNSCQTTSTTKVSTDSTTITINGCDNKYESTCGFEANGSTVLIIESGDSAKIESNANSLTKIRGSAEKIDLSSDKSNSSTMEKKSVKFDDKKNAEFLIQELESMRMEQEKIMKRQRKPSLDIYGCVKSEQCDNEDDMSNYRLNIVDMGKGATLDYDRLKTMSSLHGLPPLPKSLSGFNLDEDYSNPSTPARSSSMRSQQGSLSSFGSGHGGFHHFKSVNGASDLSSMGQSRKSTNLDAQLAILKREMI
- the LOC123684854 gene encoding bromodomain-containing protein DDB_G0270170-like isoform X1 — its product is MITMRSSSVAKMTKPPPPVPPRPSKTIVAEALAKRRRMPEDTNTIPVRSAPPPPPTDLSRSQSTVNFMLKRPATYDRSISDELKSNSRTLIFQSSNMKSSNNNVLVRKDSYNKKVTVNNSYVNNSSEQPSNNNNNNKVSSENDVIVTSKNILNSCDAPKENTIKISPDIQTTTNVTVNSQIVTCMIPSQNTPKSRSVEKLSASPTGTLGNTVDDAKRRNSFDEKWEGMLKDKNHVNKLIDEMFASVLEASNGEETTNNSCQTTSTTKVSTDSTTITINGCDNKYESTCGFEANGSTVLIIESGDSAKIESNANSLTKIRGSAEKIDLSSDKSNSSTMEKKSVKFDDKKNAEFLIQELESMRMEQEKIMKRQRKPSLDIYGCVKSEQCDNEDDMSNYRLNIVDMGKGATLDYDRLKTMSSLHGLPPLPKSLSGFNLDEDYSNPSTPARSSSMRSQQGSLSSFGSGHGGFHHFKSVNGASDLSSMGQSRKSTNLDAQLAILKREMYSLRQLDLSLLSQLWSLNESIQDFRQILQDQDDCRVLSPPSPSPAPSSGDEGDGEEQFYVNAASATPSIKFRPAPPPPPVRRSSNSSNASTGG